The nucleotide sequence CTCCGCCCGTGCTTGTAAGCCTGCTCACCCAGTTCGGCAGCCGCGGCGCGCTGAGCCTGACCTTGGTGTTTTCCTGCGCAACAGTGCTGATCCTGATCCTGCTCGGCCGCCGCCGCCCGCAAATCGCCGCGGCTGGCGCAGCCTGAGGCCTATTTTCCCGTCGCGCTCGCACTGAGGCGCGTCATCAGTTCGCGCTGCTTGCGGAACGCATCCGGAATCGCGCCGTATTTGAGCGACGCCGTGCAGTCGTCCAGCGCCGCCTTCAACTCGCCGAGTTGCATGTAGGCATAGCAGCGATTGTTGTAGCTCACCGCAATGTCCTGTTTGGATGTCACCGCGGTATCGTAGAGATATTTGTACCGGTTGAGGACATCCAAGGCGCTGCCGTTGTCGTTGCGGCGGAAATGGACCATCGACAGCGCGATTGCGGCCGAGCTCCGGAACTGATGCTCGGACTCGGCGACGACAGTCAGATCGCGCGCGGCCGGATCGGCATCGCCTTTGTCACTATGCGCCACGCCGCGCCAGTAATGCGCCGGCAGGTTGCCCGGCCATCGATCGATCGCCTGCGTGCAGGAGCGGATCGCGTTGTCGTAATCCTTGAGTTGGTAATAGGCGAAACAGACGGCATGATCCTGCCCGGTCTTGTTGCCGATGGCGATGGCCGCTTCCTCATAGGCGATCATATCGACGTAGCGATGGAGCTTGTTGGCGAGGTAGGCCATGTGCTCGTAGACGCCGGCAATGGCGAGGTATTTCTCCTCGTCGCCGGGGAACGACATGGCCTCGATGTCGCGCAGCGCTTCCTCGTCTTTTTGCAGGGCGTTGTCGTAGAAGCCCTTGCGGCTCCAGGACTCCGCGACGACCTTGTCGATGACGTAGTTGTTGCTGCCGGGCTTGTCCTGCTTGAGCTGGGTGTCGCTGTGCATACTGCTGGCAGCTAGCTCGAGCATGGCGCCGGTGTAATGCTCACCACCGCTGGTCTTCAGCATGTTGGAGAGCGGCTGCTCCAGCGTCGTGCTGAACTGATATTTGTCGAAGCGGTCGTAGAGGTTCAACGCGTCCACGACCTTGCGCTCGAGGTCCTTGGTAACGACCGCCTGCATGCTGGGAGCGGTGCACTCTGTCATCTTGTCGTTGTCCGGCCAGAAGCGGCTGCAGCCGGTAGCGGCGGTCTCCAGGAGATAGCGATAGAGCGCGACGTGGAGCAGCTTCAGCGGCGAGCCGTCGGCGGCTTCGCCGGCGTAGCGATCGACGAAAGCATACATCGCCTCGACGCTTCCGCCCCATTTCGGCTGGAGCACGACCAGCATGGCCGGATACAGCGGATAGTATCCGGGATATTTGGCGACGCCCGCCTCGAAAGCGCGCATCATCTCGTCGGAGAAGCCATAGCCACGCAGGATCTTCAGCCATAGCTGGAAGCTGTAGGGATTGCCGCCGTCGAGGTGGATCGAGGCTTCGATATCGGTCCGCGCCCGCTCGATCAGGACGCCATAGGCCTCCATGCGGGCGGCGGGCGTCTCGCTGACGAAGTTGCTGCCGCGTTCGAGCCAGGCCTTGTCATGAAGGTAGGCGGCACGGACCAGGAGCGGTATCGCATCATTCTTGTTCCGCGCGACCCAGGCGTCGAGATGTCCTTCGAAGTCCCGGTCGTTCAGATCCGGAATGGCGCCGATGAGATCGCCGAAGGGAAAGAAGCGCCAGGTTTCCACGCGGCTGCTCGCGAGGGCAGTGGCAACGATCTTGTCTACGGCGGGAAAATCCTCCTGCTTGATCGCATTGCGGGCCCGGAGCGCTTTTTCCGACGTCAGCTCAATGGTGCGGGGCTTGAGGTTCAGTGCCGCGATCCTGGCTTTGACCTCGTCGGTGAAGTCGCGGCCGGCTGCCTGTGCTGCGGGCCCACAGCCGAGGACAATGGCGAGCGACAGGACGCTGAGCGCGATGCGTGTCGGCGGCCGGCGGAGCAGGATGGAGAGAAGGCGGGCCATCTTCGAGCTCTTCATGAATGTCTCGTGCGAGAGGTCATAGGCGAGGAGGACGCGCGACGCGTTGTGCGTGGCGGCCCCAATGATGCGGTGAGGCTGTTAAGATTCGCCGGGGGTAGGGCCCCAAAATTTCACCAACATGTCACGGAGGTTGTCAGAAAGCGTTAGCTTTACCGGGGCGGGCGCCCCTGCGGTCGAGCGGGGATGGCCGTATGCCGCCAGTGCAGTGCTCAGCGCGCGAAAATGGTGTATCCGCAAAGAGCGCGGCCAAGGCCTGACGCCGCCGCGCCAAGATCAGTTCCCGGAGGAAACCTACATGTCGGCCTTGCCGCTTTCAGGCATCAAGATCCTTGACCTCACGCGCGTGCTTGCGGGTCCCTTGTCGGCCCAGATGCTGGGCGATTTGGGCGCGGAGGTGATCAAGATCGAACGGCCGGGCACCGGCGACGACGCACGCGCCTTCGGCCCGCCTTACCTGACCGACCCCGAGGGCAAGGCGAACAACAACAATTCGTTCTATCTTTGCGCCAATCGCAACAAGAAGTCCGTCACCGTCAACATCGCCAAGCCGGAAGGACAGGAGATCATCCGGCAGCTCGCGAAAGACGTCGACGTCTTCATGGAGAACTACAAGGTCGGCGATCTCAAGCGCTACGGGCTCGACTACGAGTCCATCAAGGCTATCAACCCCGGCATCATCTATTGCTCGGTGACCGGCTTCGGCCAGACCGGCCCGTACGCGCCGCGCGCCGGCTATGACGCCATCCTGCAGGCGATGGGCGGCCTGATGAGCGTCACCGGCCATATCGACGGCGAGCCAGGCGAGGGCCCGATGAAGGTCGGCCCGTCGATCGTCGACTACATGACTGGCATGAACACCTCGATCGGGCTTCTCTCGGCGCTCTACCATCGCGACGTCAATGGCGGGGAAGGGCAGCATCTCGACGTCTGCCTGTTCGATACCGTCATCGCGTCATTGTCGCACTGGCTGCAGATCTACCTCGTCAACGGCAAGACACCGCCGCGCCGCGGCACCTGGGGCAATGGTGGCATGCCGGCCGGCGTGTTCCGATGCACCGACGGCGAACTGATGCTGGTGGTCGGCAATGACGGCCAGTTCCAGCGTACCTGCGCCGTGCTCGGCGAGCCTGAGCTCGCCAACGACAAGCGCTTCATCAAGAACAACGACCGTGTCGTGCACGGCAAGGAGATCATGGCGATCTTCGCCGGCCTGTTCCTGACGAAGCCGGTGGCCTATTGGCTGGAGAAGCTGGAGGAGGCCGGGGTGCCGTCAGGTCCGATCAACAATTTCGAGCAGGTGTTTAGCGATCCGCACGTCCAGTCGCGTGGCATGCGGGTGAAGGCCAACCACCCCTTCGAGCCCGATCTGTCGCTGATCCGCAACGCGCTGACCTTCTCGGGGACGCCGATCAAGGACTACCGCGCCCCGCCGCTGCTGGGCGAGCACACCCAGGAGGTGCTCGGCGGCAAGCTCGGCTATGATGCCGGAAAGATCGAAGCGCTGAAGAAGCAGGGCATCATCTAGCGGCCCGGCGTGCTCAGGCGCGCAAGTGCGCTGCTGAGCGCGCCACCATCTCCCACAACGGGAGAAGGAAGAGGGCCGGTAATCGCGTTGAGTTACACCGACAAGGGGCGCCATCGCATGATCACCGGCAAGACCATCATCACCTGCGCGATCACCGGCAATCTCACCAAGCCCGAGCAGTCGCCTTACTTGCCGATCACGCCCGAGCAGATCGCGACATCTGCATTGGAGGCCGCAGAGGCGGGCGCAGCTATCGCGCACATCCATGTACGCGATCCCGCGACCGGCCGCCCCTCGATGTCGATCGAGCTCTACCGCGAGGTGATGGAGAGGATCCGCGCGCGCAACAAGAGCCTCATCATCAATCTCACCACCGGTCCGGGCGGGCGTTTCGTCCCCTCGATCGAAGATCCCCGCGTTGCCGGCCCCGGCACCACGCTGCTGCAGCCTGAAAAGCGCGTCGAGCATGTCGAATTGCTCAAGCCCGACATCTGCACGCTCGACCTCAACACCATGAATTCCGGCGGCGAGGTCGTGATCAACACCCCGCGCAACGTCCGCATCATGGCCGAGCGGATGACGGCGGCGGGCGTGCTGCCGGAGATTGAGCTGTTCGATTCCGGCGATTGCCATCTGGCACGCGACCTGTTCGCCGACGGCACGTTGAAGGGACCGGGCTTGTTCTCGCTTGTGCTCGGGGTGAAGTACGGCTTCTCCGCCACGCCTGAGACGATGTTCTATGCCCGCAGCCTATTGCCGCCGGGCGCCATCTGGTCCGGATTCGGCATCGGCCGCGCCGAGTTCCCGATGGTCGCACAGGCGTATTTGCTCGGCGGCCACGTCCGCGTCGGCATGGAGGACAACCTTTATATGTCGAAGGGCGTGCTGGCGAAGACCAACGCGGAGCTGGTCGCGCATGCAGCCGCGATCCTGAAGAGCCTCGGTGCGGCTGTCGCGACGGCCGCCGATGCGCGGGCGATGCTCGGGCTGGCCTGAACGCCTCACTCCTGCTGCTCGCGCCAGGCACACTTCGCGGCCTCGCGAAAATCCGAGGGCCGGCTGCCGAAATGGCGGCGGAAGGCGCGGTTGAAATAGGAGACGTCGCCAAAGCCGCTCTCGTGGGCGATCCGGGCGATGTTGAGATGTCCGAAGCGGCGGTCGACCAGCATGCGGTGGGCCCTTGCCAGCCGCTCGGCGAGCACGAAGGTCGAGAAAGACGAGCCGTCCTGCTCGAACAATTTGCGCACATAGCGCGGCGAGATGCCGTGGCGGGCGGCGATCGCTTCCGTCGACAGCTCGCTATCGCTGAGCGCGGCCAGGATGTCCGACTTGATCGCGCTCAGCCGCGCCGCGGTGCCACCGCGCTGCCGCGCGAGCTCGGCATAGTCGCCATGGGCGCCGAGCGCGAGTGCGGCGAGATCGATCAGGTGCTCGGATGCGCTACGCGCGACCGCCGGATCGGACGGCGGCGCGCCGTTGCCGAGCGCGTCGACATAGCGGGTCAGAAGACGCAGCGCGTCGTTGTCACTCGGGATCGAGCGGCCGAACGCCCGCGTGTAGTGCGGGGCGAGCCGCGCCAGCACCGGCAGCGAGAACAGCAGGGTGACGAAGCTTCCTTCGGTCAGCATGGTGCTGGTCGAGGGATCGAGCGGCGCGATCACGCTCGCGCTGCCGACGCCTGAGATCAGCTCCTTGCCGAACTGGGTCGCACTGGCGCGGCCCGAGCGCAGCACGCTGATGGCGAGGAGGTCCTTGCTCCGCGTCGCGAGCTCCTTGGAGACGCGATAATGCGCCGCCGAGCGCGAGCCGGCCGCGATGCTGACGTTGGGCAGCAGATTGAACGTCACGTCCGCATGAAACGGCTGGTCCCCGATCGGCTCGATGTCGACGCTGGCGATGCCGCGCCCGTAGACCTCCCGCCACATCTGAAGCCGTTTTGCTTCCGGAAAGTCGCGGGTCGAAATGTGTGCGCGCCGGAATGGTCCTGTGTCCTGCATGTGCCCCCCGGGAATCATCGGTACCGCAGCTTTGACGCAGGATGCCAG is from Bradyrhizobium sp. ISRA430 and encodes:
- a CDS encoding 3-keto-5-aminohexanoate cleavage protein, which translates into the protein MTGKTIITCAITGNLTKPEQSPYLPITPEQIATSALEAAEAGAAIAHIHVRDPATGRPSMSIELYREVMERIRARNKSLIINLTTGPGGRFVPSIEDPRVAGPGTTLLQPEKRVEHVELLKPDICTLDLNTMNSGGEVVINTPRNVRIMAERMTAAGVLPEIELFDSGDCHLARDLFADGTLKGPGLFSLVLGVKYGFSATPETMFYARSLLPPGAIWSGFGIGRAEFPMVAQAYLLGGHVRVGMEDNLYMSKGVLAKTNAELVAHAAAILKSLGAAVATAADARAMLGLA
- a CDS encoding CaiB/BaiF CoA-transferase family protein — translated: MSALPLSGIKILDLTRVLAGPLSAQMLGDLGAEVIKIERPGTGDDARAFGPPYLTDPEGKANNNNSFYLCANRNKKSVTVNIAKPEGQEIIRQLAKDVDVFMENYKVGDLKRYGLDYESIKAINPGIIYCSVTGFGQTGPYAPRAGYDAILQAMGGLMSVTGHIDGEPGEGPMKVGPSIVDYMTGMNTSIGLLSALYHRDVNGGEGQHLDVCLFDTVIASLSHWLQIYLVNGKTPPRRGTWGNGGMPAGVFRCTDGELMLVVGNDGQFQRTCAVLGEPELANDKRFIKNNDRVVHGKEIMAIFAGLFLTKPVAYWLEKLEEAGVPSGPINNFEQVFSDPHVQSRGMRVKANHPFEPDLSLIRNALTFSGTPIKDYRAPPLLGEHTQEVLGGKLGYDAGKIEALKKQGII
- a CDS encoding AraC family transcriptional regulator; translated protein: MQDTGPFRRAHISTRDFPEAKRLQMWREVYGRGIASVDIEPIGDQPFHADVTFNLLPNVSIAAGSRSAAHYRVSKELATRSKDLLAISVLRSGRASATQFGKELISGVGSASVIAPLDPSTSTMLTEGSFVTLLFSLPVLARLAPHYTRAFGRSIPSDNDALRLLTRYVDALGNGAPPSDPAVARSASEHLIDLAALALGAHGDYAELARQRGGTAARLSAIKSDILAALSDSELSTEAIAARHGISPRYVRKLFEQDGSSFSTFVLAERLARAHRMLVDRRFGHLNIARIAHESGFGDVSYFNRAFRRHFGSRPSDFREAAKCAWREQQE